Within the Photobacterium swingsii genome, the region CAGCCTTGCAGTGATGACGGCTCAAATAGGTTTAAAGCTTCAACACTTTAAACTGTTTAAATCCTCCATGTGGATCATTCAGCACTTAAAACATTGGGCCATGTATGAAGTCTTTCTTGTTAGCCTTGGTATCTCTTGTTTTAAAGTTCAAGATTATGCTGATATCTACATAGGCCCAGGCTTAATCAGCTTAGTGATTCTTCAAATCCTAATGCTGTTATTACTCACTCGTATTAGTCCAACTCGTTACTGGGAAGCGTGGCAACCTGAAACAACACACCATGCAGATGAACTCGTGCATCATTGCCATTCATGTCATCTAAGCCAAGGGGCTAACAGCCATTGCACGCGTTGCCATAGTCGGCTGCACTCTCGCCTACCCCATTCAATTCAAAAAACGTGGGCGTATTTAATTTCAGCGACGATTTTCATTTTCCCTGCGAACTTATTCGCTATCTCGATCTTTTTAAATAATGGTAAACGTGCCGAAGATACTATCTTTTCAGGTGTTGCTCACCTTGTAAAAACAGGTATGCCTGGTATTGCTGCCATTATATTTATTGCAAGTATTGTCGTGCCTGTCGCCAAAATATTAGGGCTGGCTTATATCTTATTATGTATTCAGTTTAAACGTCGTATTCACCATCGATTTCGGATGCGCCTCTTTAGGATCATTCAATGGATAGGTAAATGGTCAATGATGGATTTA harbors:
- a CDS encoding paraquat-inducible protein A is translated as MSTARLCPGCDLPVMPNVALRGQSAYCPRCNTRLYRGGFTRFTGEFAIALACLILFLPAHIYPMITIRLFGQMIPATLPAGTFTLAPEFPAVAFLIFFCSTVAPLLVSLAVMTAQIGLKLQHFKLFKSSMWIIQHLKHWAMYEVFLVSLGISCFKVQDYADIYIGPGLISLVILQILMLLLLTRISPTRYWEAWQPETTHHADELVHHCHSCHLSQGANSHCTRCHSRLHSRLPHSIQKTWAYLISATIFIFPANLFAISIFLNNGKRAEDTIFSGVAHLVKTGMPGIAAIIFIASIVVPVAKILGLAYILLCIQFKRRIHHRFRMRLFRIIQWIGKWSMMDLFVISIMVTLIDRGQILDFTPGPGAVSFGIVVVLTMFAAESLDSRLIWDNYEQRK